A genomic window from Streptomyces broussonetiae includes:
- a CDS encoding streptophobe family protein translates to MSPPTVSARPAARHGWPQAVGAVLTGLAVMIVVATLGLWAAGAAQLPDGAFPRVVAATLATAVGGSVELSGNAGALAQSRAGVTVIPLSVTLAGALVIGAGFLRPLRHRAVASAAELGGWAARLAVLWLLVLVGLALGARQTFAVDVGSGTLNDLAGLFNAAPRVGFTTDVPLTVLFGLLWLAGVLLLAVLVARGAPLPGRLLRFQESVRPAAHAMVVLLLAYVVIGLVIALITAATRGHAPATFALILLALPNLAWLALTLGLGATWDGRVDGPFGLPMPHVLDVLLRTRDVSTLNLRTLTDYDGRWWWLAVVDAILLLAVAFRTAVRSPARIRLWQHALHLGVALALTVLMICLTGRVSAHYGLSLLGIGDLGGGLSGELFLTPRLWQAVGLGALWGALAGLLGGLLALLVRRRVTAPQAP, encoded by the coding sequence GTGAGCCCTCCGACCGTCTCCGCACGGCCAGCCGCCCGCCATGGCTGGCCCCAGGCCGTGGGCGCGGTGCTGACCGGCCTGGCCGTCATGATCGTGGTGGCCACACTGGGGCTGTGGGCCGCCGGCGCGGCACAGCTGCCGGACGGTGCGTTTCCGAGGGTGGTGGCCGCGACCCTGGCCACGGCGGTCGGCGGCAGCGTGGAACTGTCCGGCAACGCGGGGGCACTGGCGCAGAGCCGGGCGGGAGTCACGGTGATCCCGCTGTCGGTGACGCTCGCCGGCGCCCTGGTGATCGGGGCGGGCTTCCTGCGCCCACTGCGGCACCGGGCCGTGGCCTCGGCCGCGGAGCTGGGCGGCTGGGCCGCCCGGCTCGCAGTGCTGTGGCTGCTCGTGCTGGTCGGCCTGGCTCTCGGTGCCCGGCAGACCTTCGCCGTCGACGTGGGCAGCGGCACGCTCAACGATCTGGCCGGGCTGTTCAACGCCGCGCCGCGGGTCGGGTTCACCACGGACGTGCCGCTCACGGTGCTTTTCGGGCTGCTGTGGCTGGCCGGGGTGCTGCTGCTGGCGGTGCTGGTCGCGCGCGGGGCTCCGCTGCCGGGGCGGCTGCTGCGCTTCCAGGAGTCGGTGCGCCCGGCGGCGCACGCGATGGTCGTCCTGCTCCTCGCCTACGTCGTCATCGGCCTCGTCATCGCGCTGATCACGGCGGCCACCCGCGGGCACGCCCCCGCGACGTTCGCACTGATCCTGCTCGCTCTGCCCAACCTGGCCTGGCTGGCCCTCACCCTCGGTCTGGGCGCGACCTGGGACGGCCGGGTCGACGGCCCCTTCGGCCTGCCGATGCCCCATGTCCTGGACGTGCTGCTGCGTACCCGTGACGTCTCCACGCTGAATCTGCGCACGCTCACCGACTACGACGGCCGCTGGTGGTGGCTGGCGGTCGTGGACGCGATCCTGCTGCTCGCTGTGGCGTTCCGGACGGCCGTCCGCTCACCGGCCCGGATCCGGCTGTGGCAGCACGCCCTGCACCTGGGCGTCGCGCTGGCGCTGACCGTGCTGATGATCTGTCTGACGGGCCGTGTCTCGGCGCACTACGGCCTGTCCCTGCTCGGTATCGGTGACCTGGGCGGCGGGCTGTCCGGCGAGCTGTTCCTCACGCCTCGGCTCTGGCAGGCGGTGGGCCTGGGCGCGCTGTGGGGTGCGCTCGCCGGGTTGCTGGGCGGGCTGCTGGCGCTGCTGGTACGCCGCCGGGTCACTGCGCCGCAGGCGCCGTGA